Proteins encoded together in one Sinorhizobium sp. B11 window:
- a CDS encoding plasmid stabilization protein, with protein MPKGDKSAYTDKQKRKAEHIEEGYEDRGVSHGEAERRAWATVNKESGGGNKSGSGRGKKDTHESSEKGGRIGGHASASRSKEERSASAKKAAATRKRNDQHAHH; from the coding sequence ATGCCGAAAGGTGACAAATCCGCCTACACGGATAAGCAGAAGAGGAAGGCCGAGCATATCGAGGAAGGCTACGAGGACCGCGGCGTTTCTCACGGGGAAGCCGAGCGCCGAGCCTGGGCAACCGTCAACAAGGAAAGCGGTGGCGGCAACAAATCCGGTTCGGGCCGAGGCAAGAAGGATACGCACGAATCCTCCGAGAAGGGCGGGCGCATCGGCGGCCACGCTTCTGCGTCCCGTTCGAAAGAAGAGCGCTCAGCATCAGCCAAAAAGGCGGCCGCCACGCGCAAGCGCAACGACCAGCACGCCCACCACTGA
- a CDS encoding response regulator translates to MARVGSRWPGGDSEIGNLLRRNGLDAAGVGSVEAWPSSLRHIAEMVVNSRQPKFVAWGPELAFIYNDAYVAIFPERHPAALGRPFQQVWSDIWPQFEPIVKATLNGQSQLYKELHVPMRREGQTEDTWFTFSYTPLRDDDGKVAGILCATMEVTDQVLAKRRERLALDEAQEKSATLAVVNRAGSAITAELNVDRLTQIAVDAGVALTAAEFGAFFYNVDDGEGGSYMLYALSGVDRKHFDKFPMPRNTKVFAPTFGGEGVVRSDDILLDPRYGQNAPYSGMPSGHLPVRSYLAVPVKSRDGSVIGGLFFGHSQPGRFSDAAEASLISLAGQSAVAIDNARLIRAAGVEIAQRREAEDQLRKLNETLEVRVATEILERQQAEAALQQAQKMESIGKLTGGVAHDFNNLLQVISGNLQLLGKDVTTNGRAKERISNALSAVERGSRLASQLLAFGRRQPLEPKVVNIGRLVSAMDDMLRRALGEEIEVETMVSGGLWNSLADPIQIENALLNLAINSRDAMNSAGKLTVEVGNAFLDDSYSRTHPEVAPGQYVVLAVTDTGSGMPPEIIEQAFEPFFSTKPEGKGTGLGLSMVYGFAKQSGGHVKIYSEVGEGTTVKLYLPRSFQSEDRIANGDNAPATGGTETVLVAEDDEGVRATVVEMLTDLGYYVLKAKDAQSALTVIESGAHIDLLFTDVVMPGSLKSPELARMARERLPNVAVLYTSGYSENSIVHGGRLDPGLELLSKPYTREALARKVRHVLANQAQRRQTNPVPLPGGGQPRGIVQARLKLLLVEDDTFIRMDTAEILQDLGYDVIEADSGEQGIELLRGIDTNIDIIVADVGLPGMSGPAFAALAREAFPSVGLVFATGNSNLPDANRFSGSVLLPKPFTTSALDRAVKTAARQRPIA, encoded by the coding sequence ATGGCACGGGTGGGGAGCCGCTGGCCGGGAGGCGATAGCGAAATCGGAAATTTGTTGCGCCGGAATGGTTTGGATGCAGCCGGCGTCGGATCAGTTGAAGCATGGCCAAGTTCCCTCCGACATATTGCGGAAATGGTTGTAAATTCCCGCCAGCCGAAATTTGTCGCCTGGGGTCCCGAACTCGCTTTTATTTATAACGACGCCTATGTCGCGATTTTTCCCGAACGGCATCCTGCCGCCCTCGGAAGGCCGTTTCAGCAAGTTTGGTCGGATATCTGGCCGCAATTCGAACCGATTGTGAAGGCCACGCTAAACGGCCAGTCGCAGCTCTACAAGGAACTGCACGTTCCCATGCGGCGCGAGGGGCAGACGGAAGATACCTGGTTCACTTTTTCATACACGCCGCTGCGGGACGACGACGGCAAGGTAGCCGGCATTCTCTGCGCGACCATGGAAGTGACGGATCAGGTACTCGCAAAGCGCCGGGAGCGCCTTGCGTTGGATGAAGCGCAGGAAAAATCCGCAACACTCGCCGTCGTCAATCGCGCCGGCTCGGCAATCACGGCCGAGCTCAATGTCGACCGCCTGACGCAGATCGCCGTCGATGCAGGAGTGGCGTTGACGGCTGCTGAGTTCGGCGCCTTTTTCTACAATGTCGATGACGGCGAAGGCGGCAGTTATATGCTTTACGCGCTGTCGGGTGTCGATCGCAAACATTTCGACAAGTTTCCGATGCCGCGCAACACCAAAGTCTTCGCACCGACTTTCGGCGGCGAAGGCGTCGTTCGATCCGACGATATCCTGCTTGATCCACGCTACGGGCAGAATGCGCCCTATTCCGGCATGCCGAGCGGCCACCTTCCTGTGCGCAGCTATCTCGCCGTACCCGTAAAGTCCCGCGATGGCAGCGTCATTGGCGGCCTTTTCTTCGGTCATAGCCAGCCCGGTCGTTTTTCGGATGCTGCCGAGGCAAGCCTCATCAGCCTGGCCGGCCAGTCCGCCGTCGCAATCGACAATGCCCGGCTCATCCGCGCGGCCGGGGTCGAAATTGCCCAACGCCGTGAGGCCGAGGACCAACTCCGCAAGCTGAACGAAACGCTTGAGGTTCGTGTTGCTACCGAAATTCTCGAACGCCAGCAGGCCGAGGCGGCTTTGCAGCAGGCGCAGAAGATGGAATCGATCGGCAAGCTCACTGGCGGCGTCGCGCACGACTTCAACAACCTGCTGCAGGTTATTTCGGGCAATCTCCAGCTTCTCGGCAAGGATGTGACGACCAACGGCCGAGCCAAAGAGCGTATCTCCAACGCGCTGTCCGCCGTCGAGCGCGGATCGCGGCTGGCCAGCCAGCTTCTCGCCTTCGGCCGCCGCCAGCCTTTGGAGCCAAAGGTCGTCAATATCGGTCGCCTCGTCTCTGCGATGGATGACATGCTGCGCCGCGCGCTCGGCGAGGAAATCGAGGTGGAGACCATGGTTTCCGGTGGCCTCTGGAACAGTCTTGCCGATCCGATACAGATTGAAAACGCGCTGCTGAACCTTGCGATCAATTCACGCGATGCAATGAACAGCGCGGGCAAGCTCACGGTCGAGGTTGGAAACGCCTTTCTGGACGATTCCTACAGCCGTACCCATCCGGAAGTCGCGCCTGGCCAATATGTGGTACTCGCCGTCACCGATACAGGCTCAGGCATGCCACCCGAGATCATCGAGCAGGCTTTCGAACCGTTCTTCTCCACCAAGCCGGAGGGCAAGGGCACCGGTCTCGGCCTCTCCATGGTCTACGGTTTTGCCAAGCAGTCCGGTGGCCATGTGAAGATCTATAGCGAAGTCGGCGAAGGCACGACGGTGAAGCTCTATCTTCCCCGCTCATTCCAAAGCGAGGACCGGATCGCCAACGGCGACAATGCTCCGGCGACCGGCGGCACCGAGACGGTTCTGGTCGCCGAAGACGATGAGGGTGTGCGCGCAACTGTGGTCGAGATGCTGACCGATCTCGGATATTACGTGCTGAAAGCCAAGGACGCACAGAGCGCGCTGACCGTGATCGAGAGCGGAGCGCATATCGACCTGCTCTTTACCGATGTCGTCATGCCTGGTTCGTTGAAAAGCCCGGAGCTCGCGCGCATGGCCCGCGAGCGCCTGCCCAATGTCGCAGTGCTTTATACGTCGGGCTATAGCGAAAACTCGATCGTCCACGGCGGCCGCCTCGATCCCGGCCTTGAACTCCTTTCAAAGCCCTACACACGGGAAGCCTTGGCGCGGAAAGTTCGCCACGTTCTCGCCAATCAGGCGCAACGGCGCCAGACCAACCCGGTGCCCTTGCCGGGCGGCGGACAGCCCCGCGGCATCGTCCAGGCCAGGCTGAAGCTTCTGCTGGTGGAGGATGATACTTTCATCCGCATGGACACTGCCGAAATACTGCAGGATCTCGGTTATGATGTAATCGAAGCCGACAGCGGCGAACAGGGCATCGAACTCCTGCGCGGCATCGATACGAATATAGATATCATTGTTGCCGATGTCGGCCTTCCGGGCATGTCCGGCCCAGCCTTCGCAGCGCTGGCGCGCGAAGCGTTCCCTTCGGTCGGCCTCGTCTTTGCGACCGGCAACAGCAATCTGCCGGATGCGAACCGCTTTTCCGGTTCCGTGCTGCTGCCAAAGCCCTTTACCACTTCAGCGCTCGACCGCGCAGTGAAGACCGCAGCCCGGCAGCGCCCCATCGCCTAG
- a CDS encoding DNA topoisomerase IB, which yields MNAEVITELGLVYVSDTEPGIRRRRKGKGFSYQLPDGTTLADELQRARIQALGLPPAYDNVWICIYENGHLQATGYDARGRKQYRYHKDWQSFRSAGKFHQLVEFGRALPRIRRTVLRHLDTGANDIDGVLAALTTLLDEAHLRVGNQAYVKENGTYGATTLLKRHLKIVDGQIELKFRAKGGKRVQRSLKHPRLQKILEEIADLPGRQLFVWKDETGALKPIDSGRLNAYLAEISGITISAKTFRTWAGSLAAFGAARSAMSEGRRPSVKEMSEAAAEALHNTPAISRSSYIHPSIIALSGSSETLEEGDAEPLRGLRADENRMLDFLTRHPLPE from the coding sequence ATGAATGCAGAAGTCATCACTGAGCTAGGCCTGGTCTATGTCAGCGACACCGAACCGGGCATCCGCAGGCGAAGAAAAGGCAAGGGTTTCAGCTACCAGCTGCCGGACGGCACGACACTTGCCGATGAACTCCAGCGTGCGCGCATACAGGCCCTGGGCCTGCCACCGGCCTATGACAATGTCTGGATCTGCATTTACGAGAACGGCCACCTGCAGGCAACGGGCTATGACGCGCGTGGGCGCAAGCAGTACCGCTATCACAAGGACTGGCAGTCTTTCCGAAGTGCCGGCAAGTTCCATCAGCTTGTCGAGTTCGGCAGGGCGCTGCCCAGAATCCGGCGAACGGTCCTGCGCCATCTCGACACCGGTGCCAACGATATCGACGGCGTACTCGCGGCACTGACGACCCTGCTTGATGAAGCCCATCTGCGCGTCGGCAATCAGGCCTATGTCAAGGAAAACGGCACCTACGGCGCGACGACGCTTCTCAAGCGCCATCTGAAGATTGTCGATGGCCAAATCGAGCTGAAGTTCCGGGCCAAAGGCGGCAAGCGCGTACAACGCAGCCTCAAACATCCGCGCCTGCAGAAAATCCTGGAGGAGATTGCGGACTTGCCGGGGCGGCAGCTCTTTGTCTGGAAGGACGAGACCGGAGCGCTGAAGCCGATCGATTCCGGTCGGCTGAATGCCTATCTCGCGGAGATTTCAGGCATCACCATTTCGGCCAAGACCTTCCGCACCTGGGCGGGCTCACTTGCAGCTTTCGGCGCGGCGCGCAGCGCCATGTCCGAGGGGCGGCGACCGAGCGTGAAAGAAATGTCGGAGGCTGCGGCGGAGGCGCTGCACAATACGCCGGCAATCTCGCGCTCCAGCTATATCCATCCGTCGATCATTGCCCTGTCAGGTTCCAGCGAGACCTTGGAAGAGGGCGATGCCGAGCCCCTGCGGGGACTGCGGGCAGATGAAAATCGTATGCTGGACTTTCTGACGCGCCACCCGCTTCCCGAATGA
- a CDS encoding DUF2934 domain-containing protein — protein sequence MAETRDEWIQKRAYALWEEEGHPTGRDSIHWEKARAEHDALKGVSKSPNGKEVKPRAKRAAAAKTQAPAAAEITNDGEAKKPAKRAAASTKTNGIIKPASKRTAVRKSAS from the coding sequence ATGGCAGAAACTCGGGATGAGTGGATACAAAAACGTGCATATGCCCTCTGGGAAGAAGAGGGACACCCGACGGGAAGGGATTCCATCCATTGGGAAAAAGCAAGGGCTGAGCATGATGCGCTCAAGGGGGTATCAAAATCTCCAAACGGCAAGGAAGTGAAACCTCGGGCGAAGCGGGCCGCGGCAGCCAAGACGCAGGCACCGGCAGCAGCCGAGATCACGAATGATGGCGAAGCCAAGAAACCTGCCAAACGGGCGGCGGCAAGCACGAAGACGAACGGCATCATCAAGCCGGCCTCAAAGCGGACGGCCGTACGCAAGTCGGCTTCCTGA
- a CDS encoding phosphatidylserine/phosphatidylglycerophosphate/cardiolipin synthase family protein, with protein MFQLLSTYWPHILFVISIAMGAAAAIHATMTKEEVRAATGWVGVIILSPIVGALLYMIAGINRIRRKSLSLRRDALLPAADLDELEKFDAETEAVISQFGRRFAALQTLGDRVTRYPLTTGNTIDMLENGDEAYAAMKTVIDDAQSSILLETYIFDRDRIGLRIADALIAAVRRGVEVRVLIDAVGARYSVPSILGYLKEGGVTVDVFNGNVIMGLRLPYANLRTHRKILIADGKTALTGGMNIREGFSEEAVGGSFAHDTHFSVSGPAVADLFDVAAEDWRFTTGEVLNAEAWRIDRPERKRGDPVFMRVVASGPDRSVETNHKMLMGAFSVARQSIRIMSPYFLPDRELISALATAARRGVEVDIVVPAANNLVLVDRAMTAQFDQMVRNYCRIWRSTGSFSHSKLLSIDGTWAYVGSSNLDPRSLRLNFEVDLEVLNAGFAGEIDERIDDAIKSATPVTLEGLWSRPFLVRLLEKVLWLGSPYL; from the coding sequence ATGTTTCAGCTGCTGTCGACCTATTGGCCGCATATCCTCTTCGTCATCTCGATTGCCATGGGGGCAGCGGCGGCGATCCATGCCACCATGACCAAGGAAGAGGTCCGGGCTGCAACCGGCTGGGTGGGCGTCATCATCCTCTCGCCGATCGTTGGCGCGCTGCTTTACATGATTGCCGGCATCAACCGTATCCGCCGCAAGTCGCTGAGCCTTCGGCGTGATGCGCTGCTGCCTGCCGCCGATCTGGACGAGCTCGAGAAATTCGACGCGGAGACTGAAGCCGTCATCAGCCAGTTCGGCCGGCGTTTTGCTGCCCTGCAGACGCTCGGCGATCGCGTTACGCGCTACCCGCTGACGACAGGCAATACGATCGACATGCTGGAAAACGGCGACGAAGCCTATGCAGCAATGAAGACGGTAATCGATGACGCGCAGAGCAGCATCCTGCTCGAAACCTATATCTTCGACCGCGACAGGATCGGGCTGCGCATCGCCGACGCGCTGATTGCAGCCGTCAGGCGCGGCGTGGAAGTGCGTGTACTGATCGACGCCGTCGGGGCACGCTATTCGGTGCCGAGCATTCTCGGGTACCTGAAGGAAGGGGGCGTCACCGTCGATGTCTTCAACGGCAATGTCATCATGGGGCTCAGGCTGCCCTATGCCAACCTGCGCACTCACCGCAAGATCCTGATCGCGGATGGAAAGACCGCGTTGACCGGCGGCATGAATATCCGCGAAGGCTTCAGCGAGGAGGCGGTCGGCGGGAGTTTTGCCCACGACACGCATTTCAGCGTCAGCGGCCCGGCGGTTGCCGATCTCTTCGACGTCGCGGCTGAGGATTGGCGTTTCACGACAGGCGAAGTCCTGAACGCGGAGGCTTGGCGCATCGATCGGCCAGAACGCAAGCGCGGCGATCCGGTCTTCATGCGTGTCGTCGCTTCCGGGCCGGACCGGAGCGTGGAGACGAACCACAAGATGCTGATGGGCGCCTTTTCCGTAGCGCGCCAGTCGATCCGGATCATGTCGCCTTACTTTTTGCCGGATCGGGAGCTGATCAGTGCGCTGGCAACAGCAGCCCGGCGTGGCGTGGAGGTCGATATCGTCGTGCCCGCCGCCAACAATCTCGTTCTGGTCGACCGGGCGATGACCGCGCAGTTCGACCAGATGGTCAGGAATTATTGCCGCATCTGGCGTTCGACCGGCAGCTTCAGCCATTCTAAGCTGCTCTCCATCGATGGAACCTGGGCCTATGTCGGCTCCTCCAATCTCGATCCGCGCTCACTGCGGTTGAATTTCGAGGTGGATCTTGAAGTACTGAATGCGGGCTTTGCCGGCGAAATCGATGAGCGCATAGACGATGCCATCAAGTCCGCCACGCCCGTGACGCTTGAGGGGCTGTGGTCGCGGCCCTTCCTGGTGCGGCTTCTCGAAAAGGTGCTTTGGCTGGGTTCGCCGTATCTTTGA
- a CDS encoding DUF3175 domain-containing protein produces MAKKTKKWSQDVTENSDAMDLKEGVFKSSNPKKIAESLKQSAESSQRRKSSPFRSAMSMLTFYINRAGDQLTKKQKGTLEKAKGELRKDFGRESGH; encoded by the coding sequence ATGGCGAAGAAGACCAAGAAATGGTCGCAGGACGTGACCGAAAACAGTGATGCGATGGACCTCAAAGAAGGCGTTTTCAAATCGAGCAATCCGAAAAAGATAGCAGAATCACTGAAACAGTCGGCTGAAAGCAGCCAGCGGCGCAAATCGAGCCCCTTCCGCTCGGCCATGTCGATGCTGACCTTCTACATCAACCGCGCCGGTGACCAGTTGACGAAGAAGCAGAAAGGCACACTTGAAAAGGCGAAGGGTGAATTGCGCAAGGATTTCGGACGCGAATCCGGACACTGA
- a CDS encoding glutathione S-transferase has protein sequence MAYELYYWDGIQGRGEFVRLALEEAGAEYIDISRQSGRGRGTGAMLAVMQSDGEALPPFAPPFLKDGDLIISHVANILLYLGPKLGLAPDDEGLRYVVNGLQLTITDFVAEVHDTHHPIATSLYYEDQKEEAKARSAAFIKERIPKFLGYFERVLNQNPEGSDYIVGNALTYVDLSLFQIVEGLVYAFPKAMSNYRGSYPLLAALRDRVERRPNITHYLRSDRRLAFNTEGIFRHYPELDIGVS, from the coding sequence ATGGCTTACGAACTCTATTACTGGGACGGCATTCAAGGCCGTGGCGAATTTGTGCGGCTGGCCCTCGAGGAAGCGGGTGCCGAGTATATAGACATCAGCCGCCAGTCGGGTCGCGGGCGCGGCACTGGCGCCATGCTTGCCGTCATGCAGAGCGATGGCGAGGCGCTGCCCCCCTTTGCCCCGCCCTTCCTGAAAGACGGCGATCTCATTATCTCGCATGTCGCCAACATCCTCCTCTATCTAGGCCCCAAACTCGGGCTGGCGCCTGACGACGAAGGGCTACGCTATGTCGTAAACGGCCTGCAGCTCACCATCACCGATTTTGTGGCCGAAGTGCACGACACACACCATCCGATCGCGACCTCGCTCTATTACGAAGATCAGAAGGAAGAAGCGAAGGCCCGGTCTGCCGCCTTCATCAAGGAGCGTATTCCGAAATTCCTCGGCTATTTCGAAAGGGTGCTGAACCAGAATCCGGAAGGCTCGGACTATATCGTCGGCAATGCGCTCACTTATGTCGATCTCTCGCTGTTCCAAATCGTCGAGGGTCTCGTCTACGCCTTCCCGAAAGCGATGAGCAATTATCGCGGCAGTTATCCTCTCCTTGCGGCCCTTCGCGACAGGGTCGAACGCCGCCCCAACATAACTCACTACCTCAGATCCGATCGCCGCCTTGCCTTCAACACGGAAGGAATTTTCCGCCATTATCCGGAACTCGACATTGGCGTTTCCTGA
- the treZ gene encoding malto-oligosyltrehalose trehalohydrolase yields the protein MSQISKNGTNMESTGCWGAELLADGSAHFRLWAPSENAISLRHRGRDIPMHDAGDGWLEATVTKAVAGDEYMFVLSDGKAVPDPASRAQAGKVDGPSLIVDPRYQWQNSRWRGRPWEEAVISEIHIGAFTPEGTFRAAAEKLKHLAQTGITAVEVMPVAQFAGNHGWGYDGVLQYAPHSAYGTPGDFKAFIDAAHGLGLMVLLDVVYNHFGPEGNYLQTYAPGFFHKDRQTPWGAAIDFGQEPVRRFFIENALYWIGEFRLDGLRLDAVEQIHDTSGKHVLLAIAEEVKAAFADRQVHLVVEDQRNLVELLVRDETGAPKAYKAEWNDDFHHVAHIIATDETIGHYKPFADQLWQKLRLALQHGFIYPDRTDRPELPVGERRYLPPTAFVDFLQNHDQIGNRAFGERLVSLSDPEMLDALTAILLLSPHIPFLFMGEEYGERRPFYFFTDYTGELAKIVREGRMAEAEGFGGLKAGRSVADLPDPNAPSTFENSKLDWQRRENEEGRKSLAFVAELLKLRKTYIVPLLRQNWAIESGVLEAPEGAVAVWWKFANLTLALRANLSGQALVLPSIAGTVIYEHYGREAKPAENGALPPHSVVFAIDIEPAN from the coding sequence ATGAGCCAGATCTCAAAGAACGGAACGAACATGGAAAGCACCGGGTGCTGGGGCGCAGAGTTGCTGGCGGACGGGAGCGCACATTTTCGTCTCTGGGCGCCGAGCGAGAATGCGATTTCGCTGCGCCATCGTGGCCGGGATATTCCGATGCATGATGCTGGAGACGGCTGGCTCGAGGCGACTGTGACGAAAGCCGTCGCCGGTGACGAGTACATGTTCGTCCTCTCGGATGGAAAAGCCGTCCCGGATCCAGCGTCGCGGGCGCAGGCTGGCAAGGTGGACGGCCCGTCGCTGATCGTCGATCCCCGCTACCAATGGCAAAATTCGCGCTGGCGCGGGCGCCCCTGGGAGGAGGCCGTGATCAGCGAAATCCATATCGGCGCCTTTACACCCGAGGGTACGTTCCGGGCGGCAGCGGAGAAACTGAAGCATCTTGCGCAAACCGGCATCACTGCGGTCGAAGTGATGCCGGTGGCGCAATTTGCCGGTAATCACGGCTGGGGTTACGACGGCGTGCTGCAGTACGCGCCGCATTCCGCTTATGGGACGCCTGGCGATTTCAAGGCTTTCATCGACGCGGCACATGGGCTCGGCCTCATGGTGCTGCTCGACGTCGTCTACAATCATTTTGGACCCGAGGGTAATTACCTGCAGACATATGCGCCCGGCTTCTTCCATAAGGATCGGCAAACGCCCTGGGGTGCGGCGATCGATTTCGGTCAGGAACCGGTGCGGCGCTTTTTCATCGAGAACGCACTCTACTGGATCGGTGAATTCCGGCTGGACGGGCTCAGGCTCGATGCCGTCGAGCAAATCCACGATACCTCCGGAAAGCATGTGCTCTTAGCGATTGCGGAAGAAGTGAAAGCTGCTTTCGCCGACAGGCAGGTTCATCTGGTCGTCGAAGACCAACGCAATCTCGTGGAACTGCTTGTCCGCGACGAGACCGGCGCTCCCAAAGCCTACAAGGCCGAATGGAATGATGATTTTCATCATGTGGCCCACATCATCGCGACCGACGAAACCATCGGTCACTACAAGCCTTTCGCCGATCAGCTCTGGCAAAAGCTTCGCCTCGCGCTCCAGCACGGCTTCATTTATCCCGATCGAACCGATCGGCCGGAGCTACCCGTTGGCGAACGCCGCTACCTGCCGCCGACGGCCTTTGTCGATTTCCTGCAGAACCACGACCAGATCGGAAACCGTGCGTTCGGCGAACGGCTGGTGAGCCTTTCCGATCCCGAGATGCTGGACGCGTTGACCGCGATCCTCCTGCTTTCACCTCATATTCCCTTTCTCTTCATGGGGGAGGAGTACGGGGAGAGGCGGCCCTTCTATTTCTTCACCGACTACACGGGCGAACTCGCCAAGATAGTCCGCGAGGGTCGCATGGCGGAAGCCGAGGGTTTCGGCGGATTGAAGGCCGGCAGAAGCGTGGCCGATCTGCCTGATCCAAATGCGCCTTCGACCTTCGAAAATTCAAAACTCGACTGGCAACGGCGGGAGAACGAAGAGGGTCGGAAAAGCCTGGCTTTCGTCGCCGAACTCCTGAAGTTGCGCAAGACCTATATCGTGCCGCTGCTGCGGCAAAACTGGGCCATCGAGAGCGGTGTGCTCGAAGCGCCCGAAGGGGCGGTCGCCGTCTGGTGGAAGTTTGCCAACCTGACGCTGGCGCTCCGCGCCAATTTGTCAGGGCAGGCACTGGTCCTGCCGTCAATCGCGGGAACTGTGATCTACGAGCACTACGGCCGGGAAGCAAAGCCTGCCGAGAACGGCGCGCTGCCGCCCCATTCGGTTGTCTTTGCCATAGATATTGAGCCGGCAAATTAA
- a CDS encoding UdgX family uracil-DNA binding protein (This protein belongs to the uracil DNA glycosylase superfamily, members of which act in excision repair of DNA. However, it belongs more specifically to UdgX branch, whose founding member was found to bind uracil in DNA (where it does not belong), without cleaving it, appears to promote DNA repair by a pathway involving RecA, rather than base excision.) — translation MNIASKFGPAFTLESADAASLDQLEHQAQGCTRCELYKNATQLVFGEGSQKADIMLVGEQPGDKEDIAGRPFVGPAGRLLDICLEEAGLERSRCYVTNAVKHFKFEPRGKRRLHSKPNAGEIQRCSWWLGAEINLVRPHLVVALGATALYSLLGPKVKLTPERGHILTPENHPPVLVTIHPSFLLRIRDDEDIARQRANFIADLRHAVQYQGN, via the coding sequence ATGAACATCGCATCGAAATTTGGCCCTGCCTTCACGCTTGAAAGCGCCGACGCCGCCAGCCTCGACCAACTTGAACATCAAGCGCAAGGCTGCACACGCTGCGAACTCTACAAGAACGCAACCCAGCTCGTCTTCGGCGAGGGATCGCAGAAGGCCGACATCATGCTCGTCGGCGAACAACCTGGCGACAAGGAGGATATTGCAGGCCGCCCTTTCGTCGGCCCTGCCGGACGCCTGCTCGACATCTGCCTCGAGGAGGCCGGGCTCGAGCGCTCGCGATGCTACGTCACCAATGCGGTCAAGCACTTCAAGTTCGAGCCTCGCGGCAAGCGCCGCCTGCATTCGAAACCCAATGCGGGGGAGATCCAGCGCTGCTCCTGGTGGCTTGGCGCCGAAATCAATCTTGTGAGGCCGCATCTCGTCGTCGCACTTGGTGCGACGGCGCTTTACTCTCTTCTCGGCCCGAAGGTGAAGCTGACGCCCGAGCGCGGTCACATCCTCACGCCGGAGAACCATCCGCCGGTTCTCGTCACTATCCACCCTTCCTTCCTCCTGAGGATCCGCGATGATGAGGATATCGCGCGCCAGCGCGCGAATTTCATCGCGGATCTGCGCCACGCTGTTCAATATCAAGGCAACTAG